The Moraxella haemolytica genome window below encodes:
- a CDS encoding acetyl/propionyl/methylcrotonyl-CoA carboxylase subunit alpha, translated as MFHKILIANRGEIACRVIKTCRKLGVATVAVYSDADSDAEHTLLADEAVHIGASPATQSYLQIDKIINAAKQTGASAIHPGYGFLSENDQFAKACHDNGIVFIGPPVEAILAMGLKATSKALMEKAGVPLTPGYHGNNQDPDFLKAQADKIGYPVLIKASAGGGGKGMSLVEHEANFLTQLKSCKQEALSSFGNDDVLIERYIVNPRHVEVQIFGDTFGNVVHLFERDCSVQRRHQKVIEEAPAPNISEDKLQQMRTAAINAAKAVGYVGAGTVEFIVEQDGTAYFMEMNTRLQVEHPVTEMITGVDLVEWQLRIADGEALPKTQDELMAQGHAIEARIYAEIPEQGYLPATGKITHLTYPSSSDGIRIDSGITLGDEITTFYDPMIAKLIVWGKNRDEAIGKLYHALSQTHIDGLGNNIAFLGRILQSERFKNIQLDTNLINKEEDFLLNPVINITDELVIKASFIKLMKQIGQGNIWQMHPLWRPNTTTCHRIHLKYQDQEYVVSWHNDGKRWLANHHQRTFVVNGELLDANTASITLDGHHQKVSFNHSKDTLTLYDNTYGINAVPFALPKIGCGQNDSEAQGGLTAPMPGIIVDVCVQAGQAVAKDEVLLTMEAMKIIYTIKAPDDGIVQECYYKTGDQVKAGDELVSFEAKQ; from the coding sequence ATGTTTCATAAAATACTCATTGCCAATCGTGGTGAAATTGCCTGTCGAGTCATCAAAACTTGTCGAAAGCTGGGGGTTGCCACTGTCGCTGTCTATTCGGACGCAGATTCGGACGCTGAGCACACACTACTTGCGGATGAAGCGGTTCATATCGGTGCCTCGCCTGCTACCCAAAGCTACCTGCAAATCGACAAAATCATCAATGCCGCCAAGCAAACAGGTGCTAGTGCCATTCATCCTGGTTATGGGTTTTTGTCCGAGAATGACCAATTTGCCAAAGCCTGTCATGATAACGGCATTGTATTTATCGGACCACCTGTTGAAGCCATTCTTGCCATGGGATTAAAAGCAACCTCAAAGGCTCTCATGGAAAAAGCTGGCGTGCCTTTAACCCCTGGTTATCATGGCAATAATCAAGACCCTGATTTTTTAAAGGCACAAGCTGACAAAATCGGCTACCCTGTTCTCATTAAGGCAAGTGCTGGTGGTGGGGGTAAGGGCATGAGCTTGGTAGAGCATGAAGCCAATTTTCTTACCCAGTTAAAATCCTGTAAACAAGAGGCACTGTCAAGCTTTGGTAATGATGATGTGCTCATCGAACGCTACATCGTCAATCCTCGTCATGTTGAAGTGCAGATTTTTGGCGATACTTTTGGCAATGTCGTACATCTGTTTGAGCGAGACTGCTCGGTGCAAAGAAGACATCAAAAAGTCATCGAAGAGGCTCCCGCTCCAAACATCAGCGAAGACAAGCTACAACAGATGCGTACTGCCGCCATCAATGCCGCCAAAGCGGTCGGCTATGTGGGTGCTGGTACGGTTGAGTTTATTGTTGAACAAGATGGCACTGCTTATTTTATGGAGATGAACACTCGGCTACAGGTAGAACATCCTGTTACCGAGATGATTACTGGGGTTGATTTGGTTGAGTGGCAGCTAAGAATTGCCGATGGGGAAGCACTACCAAAAACTCAAGATGAGCTAATGGCACAAGGTCATGCCATCGAGGCTCGCATCTATGCTGAAATTCCAGAGCAAGGCTATCTGCCCGCCACTGGTAAAATTACCCATCTAACCTACCCAAGCAGTAGCGATGGCATTCGCATTGATAGCGGCATCACCTTGGGTGATGAAATCACCACTTTTTATGACCCCATGATTGCCAAGTTGATTGTTTGGGGGAAAAATCGTGATGAGGCGATTGGAAAGCTGTATCATGCACTTAGTCAGACGCATATTGACGGACTGGGGAACAACATCGCCTTTTTAGGACGCATCTTACAATCTGAACGCTTTAAAAACATACAGTTAGACACCAATCTTATCAACAAAGAAGAAGATTTTCTACTCAATCCTGTCATTAACATCACTGATGAGCTGGTGATTAAAGCATCATTCATTAAGCTGATGAAGCAGATTGGTCAAGGCAATATATGGCAGATGCACCCATTGTGGCGACCAAATACCACCACCTGTCATCGCATTCATCTAAAATATCAAGACCAGGAGTATGTCGTCTCATGGCATAATGATGGCAAGCGGTGGCTGGCGAATCATCATCAACGCACCTTTGTCGTGAATGGTGAATTATTGGATGCCAATACCGCCAGCATCACCTTAGACGGTCATCATCAAAAAGTATCTTTTAATCACAGTAAAGATACTCTTACTCTGTATGACAATACATATGGGATTAATGCCGTACCGTTCGCTCTACCCAAGATTGGCTGTGGTCAAAACGATAGTGAAGCACAAGGCGGACTAACCGCCCCCATGCCAGGTATCATCGTTGATGTCTGCGTTCAAGCAGGGCAAGCGGTCGCCAAAGATGAGGTACTGCTCACGATGGAAGCGATGAAAATTATTTATACCATCAAAGCCCCCGATGACGGCATCGTACAAGAGTGCTATTATAAAACTGGCGACCAAGTCAAAGCAGGCGATGAGCTGGTATCTTTTGAGGCAAAACAATAA
- a CDS encoding hydroxymethylglutaryl-CoA lyase translates to MMTHIKIVEVGARDGLQNEKTPLSVDDKLTLIHDLMAANLKFIEAGSCVSPKWVPQMASSTEVYRQLPKDTDISFSLLTPNTQGIKDALEVGCQEVAVFTAASESFTKKNTNCTIDESFERILDIISLAQEHDVKVRGYVSCVVDCPYEGAIDPTKVASIARRLYDMGCYEISLGETIGTATPNQVRRLWQACRDELDISILAGHFHDTYGMAIANIYESLEQGIAIFDASVGGLGGCPYAKGASGNVATEDVHYLMTGLGLSTGIDIDKLVQASHAICQKLARPNGSKFTNAYLANCH, encoded by the coding sequence ATTATGACCCACATAAAAATCGTTGAAGTCGGTGCAAGAGATGGATTACAAAACGAAAAAACCCCACTTAGCGTTGATGATAAGCTGACGCTTATTCATGACCTAATGGCGGCAAATTTAAAATTCATTGAGGCAGGCTCGTGTGTATCGCCAAAATGGGTTCCTCAAATGGCATCAAGCACCGAAGTATATCGTCAGCTACCCAAAGATACAGACATCAGTTTTTCTCTTTTAACTCCCAATACTCAGGGCATCAAAGATGCGTTAGAGGTGGGCTGCCAAGAGGTTGCTGTCTTTACCGCTGCCAGTGAGTCTTTTACTAAAAAAAATACTAATTGCACGATTGATGAGAGTTTTGAGCGAATCTTAGACATCATATCCTTAGCCCAAGAACATGATGTTAAGGTGCGAGGCTATGTCTCTTGTGTGGTGGATTGTCCTTATGAAGGAGCGATTGACCCCACTAAAGTCGCCAGCATCGCACGCCGTCTGTATGATATGGGGTGCTACGAGATTTCTTTGGGAGAGACCATCGGCACAGCCACGCCCAATCAGGTAAGACGACTTTGGCAAGCGTGCCGTGATGAGCTTGATATTAGCATATTAGCAGGGCATTTTCATGACACCTATGGTATGGCGATTGCCAATATTTATGAATCGCTTGAACAAGGCATTGCCATCTTTGATGCCTCTGTTGGTGGTTTGGGTGGTTGCCCTTATGCCAAGGGAGCATCTGGTAATGTCGCTACCGAAGATGTACACTATCTGATGACAGGCTTGGGGCTATCTACAGGCATTGACATTGATAAACTGGTACAAGCCAGTCATGCCATATGTCAAAAATTAGCTCGCCCCAATGGCTCAAAATTTACCAACGCCTATCTGGCAAATTGCCACTAG
- a CDS encoding thioesterase family protein, giving the protein MNAYYTRLSRHHDNDTTISHYQSTKHAQGAWNDFEQHMAVATGLLAHELEQFCPRDDLMIARLSLDILGVIYLGETIIRTHFIRTGRTIELIESTLSTIDGDGRERVSLIMRAWRLAKSDTRSIAGLEDAIQDPSNLPTWQGLQIWGGGYIQSLQAKSAQHRAGKSVVWLDTDIQMVLGEATSDFVHLIGMVDTANGIAARTQDKSWIFPSIDLQIHLHRTPVGRWLGLETVQQIGESGVGLTSSILHDELGPFGRALQILTVRQLN; this is encoded by the coding sequence ATGAACGCCTACTACACTCGCCTCAGTCGTCACCATGACAATGATACGACCATCAGCCATTATCAATCCACCAAGCACGCACAAGGGGCTTGGAATGACTTTGAGCAGCACATGGCAGTTGCCACAGGGCTTTTGGCACATGAGCTTGAGCAGTTTTGCCCAAGAGATGATTTGATGATTGCTCGTCTTAGTCTGGATATTTTGGGTGTGATTTATTTGGGGGAGACCATCATACGCACTCACTTTATCCGCACAGGACGCACCATTGAGCTGATTGAAAGCACCTTATCTACCATTGATGGCGATGGGCGTGAGCGAGTAAGCCTCATCATGCGTGCATGGCGACTTGCCAAAAGCGACACCCGCAGCATCGCAGGGCTTGAAGACGCCATCCAAGACCCAAGCAACCTGCCCACTTGGCAAGGTCTACAAATATGGGGCGGCGGCTACATTCAAAGCCTACAAGCAAAGTCAGCACAGCATAGAGCAGGTAAAAGTGTGGTATGGCTAGACACCGATATTCAGATGGTCTTAGGCGAGGCAACATCGGATTTTGTGCATTTGATTGGCATGGTGGATACCGCCAATGGGATTGCTGCCAGAACCCAAGATAAGTCGTGGATTTTCCCCAGCATTGACCTACAAATTCACCTGCATCGCACCCCTGTTGGGCGATGGCTTGGGCTTGAGACCGTTCAGCAGATTGGGGAGAGTGGCGTAGGGTTGACCAGCAGTATTTTGCATGACGAGCTTGGTCCATTTGGTCGTGCTCTACAGATTTTGACCGTGCGGCAACTGAACTGA
- a CDS encoding replication-associated recombination protein A produces MTSTPTTPLAERVRPRTLADIVGQTHLLGENAPIAQMVKNRHLPSLILYGEAGIGKTTLARMLANAIGREFHLLSALDLTVKELRELIDSDKSTVGGLDFGSPVLFIDEIHRFNKSQQDALLGAVESGKITLIGATTENPSFSINNALLSRCQVYHLEPLTADELVKVLQRALAIDKVLKHFTVQGNLADIAYLANGDARKVLNLLEIACQNSDNNQLIIDDTLLQNIAQTVLPRYDRAGDMHYDIISAFIKSVRGSDADASIYWLARMLSAGEDPAFIARRLVILASEDIGLANPNALLLADTALRSVRSIGMPESRIILAQVAVYLATSPKSNSTYKAMNEALAFVKNDSSPVPLHLRNGVTELMKKAGYGIDYVYPHDYTNHYYPQQYLPDHLMGKCFYQFADNQKEQASFAFIKWLKGQA; encoded by the coding sequence ATGACAAGCACCCCCACCACCCCCCTTGCCGAGCGAGTTCGCCCACGCACGCTCGCCGACATTGTCGGTCAAACGCACCTACTGGGCGAGAATGCCCCCATTGCCCAAATGGTCAAAAACCGCCATCTACCAAGCTTGATTTTGTATGGTGAAGCAGGCATTGGTAAGACAACCTTAGCAAGAATGCTTGCCAATGCGATTGGGCGTGAATTTCATTTACTATCCGCTCTTGACTTGACCGTCAAAGAACTTCGTGAACTGATAGACAGTGATAAAAGTACAGTTGGCGGTCTAGATTTTGGCTCACCTGTGCTTTTTATTGACGAAATTCATCGCTTTAACAAATCCCAACAAGACGCCCTGCTTGGAGCGGTAGAGTCTGGCAAAATCACACTCATCGGTGCAACCACTGAAAACCCGTCTTTTAGTATCAATAATGCCCTGCTGTCTCGTTGTCAGGTTTATCATTTAGAGCCACTGACAGCAGACGAACTGGTCAAAGTGCTACAAAGAGCGTTGGCGATTGATAAGGTGCTAAAACACTTCACGGTGCAAGGCAACCTTGCAGACATCGCATATCTTGCTAATGGAGATGCTCGTAAGGTATTAAATTTATTAGAAATCGCTTGTCAAAACTCGGACAACAACCAACTAATCATAGACGATACCCTACTACAAAATATCGCCCAAACCGTGCTACCTCGCTATGACAGAGCAGGCGATATGCACTATGATATCATCTCCGCCTTCATCAAATCGGTGCGTGGTTCGGATGCGGATGCTAGTATCTATTGGCTTGCTCGGATGCTAAGTGCTGGCGAAGACCCTGCATTTATTGCTCGCCGTTTGGTCATTTTAGCTTCTGAAGACATCGGGCTTGCCAATCCCAATGCCTTACTGCTTGCTGATACCGCCTTGCGTTCAGTGCGGTCTATTGGTATGCCAGAGTCAAGAATCATTCTTGCCCAAGTAGCCGTTTATCTTGCCACCTCGCCTAAGTCCAACAGCACCTATAAAGCAATGAATGAAGCCCTTGCCTTCGTCAAAAACGACAGTTCGCCTGTACCACTTCACCTTAGAAATGGCGTAACCGAACTGATGAAAAAAGCAGGTTACGGCATTGACTATGTTTATCCGCATGATTATACCAATCATTATTATCCACAGCAGTATCTACCCGATCACCTTATGGGTAAATGCTTTTATCAATTTGCGGATAACCAAAAAGAGCAGGCAAGTTTTGCTTTTATCAAGTGGCTAAAAGGGCAAGCGTAA
- a CDS encoding CynX/NimT family MFS transporter, translating to MKQQPKPSSAKAIPIAFLAIALVLLAINMRAPIVMLGSVAPILKDALGLNDDMIGWLGALPMPAFALGSLLSPYIAKRFGLEMTLVSMIGLITLSLLVRVLDESSLFFMGTAMMAIAIGFVNTLGAPIIKKHAPNHIALMTGLLSLCMSVFAGIIAWAVLPITHAVGWRIGMGLWAFVGMATLIVWLIIARYSSLRSALLPPNTLATNQDKLRFNAWKDINAWVLAVFMGIQSMLFYGLATFLPMIGVAKGLILEDATQLALTFQIAAPFTIIGLTWLVNRGVPVRMVAMIAAVLNTIGVAGLIWLPRYLHLWSLSMGLGAASIFTLSLMMFSLRTYDSDTARDVSGMVQAVGYSIAFFGPLMLGKLFNYYQDWQMPLTALLALMVVNVGVAWFATRPYIFGK from the coding sequence GTGAAACAACAGCCAAAGCCATCATCAGCCAAAGCCATTCCCATCGCCTTTCTTGCCATAGCATTGGTACTGCTCGCCATCAATATGCGAGCACCCATCGTGATGCTAGGCTCGGTTGCACCCATCTTAAAAGATGCTTTAGGGCTTAATGACGACATGATTGGTTGGCTTGGAGCTTTACCAATGCCTGCATTTGCCTTAGGATCACTGCTATCACCTTATATCGCCAAGCGATTTGGTCTTGAGATGACACTAGTATCAATGATTGGGCTGATTACCCTAAGCCTGCTTGTGCGTGTGCTTGATGAGTCATCGCTATTTTTCATGGGAACGGCGATGATGGCGATTGCCATTGGTTTTGTTAATACACTTGGTGCTCCCATCATCAAAAAACACGCCCCAAATCACATCGCCTTAATGACAGGGCTACTTAGCCTATGTATGTCAGTGTTTGCGGGGATTATCGCATGGGCGGTACTGCCCATCACACACGCTGTTGGTTGGCGGATTGGCATGGGTCTATGGGCGTTCGTTGGTATGGCAACGCTCATCGTATGGCTCATCATTGCTCGCTACTCATCATTAAGGTCGGCATTATTACCACCTAACACCTTAGCTACCAATCAAGACAAATTAAGATTTAACGCATGGAAGGATATCAACGCATGGGTTTTGGCGGTATTTATGGGCATTCAGTCAATGTTGTTTTACGGTTTGGCGACTTTTTTGCCAATGATTGGCGTTGCCAAAGGGCTTATCCTTGAAGATGCCACTCAGCTTGCTTTGACCTTTCAAATAGCCGCCCCTTTTACCATCATCGGATTAACTTGGTTGGTTAATCGTGGTGTACCTGTGCGTATGGTGGCAATGATAGCAGCGGTATTGAACACGATTGGCGTAGCAGGTCTAATTTGGCTACCTAGATACTTGCATCTGTGGTCGCTATCAATGGGACTAGGAGCGGCATCTATTTTTACACTATCACTCATGATGTTCTCACTTCGCACATACGACAGCGATACCGCACGAGATGTCTCTGGCATGGTGCAGGCAGTCGGTTATTCCATTGCATTTTTTGGACCGCTCATGCTTGGTAAGCTATTTAATTATTATCAAGATTGGCAAATGCCACTTACTGCCTTGCTAGCACTCATGGTGGTAAATGTTGGTGTTGCATGGTTTGCCACCCGACCCTATATTTTTGGTAAATAA
- the ribB gene encoding 3,4-dihydroxy-2-butanone-4-phosphate synthase produces the protein MTLNTAQEIIEDIKAGKMVILMDDKDRENEGDLVIASSHITPEAINFMIKHARGLVCLTITEERANQLNLGLMSGKNGAKFSTNFTVSIEAATGVTTGISAADRALTIQKAIAPYAKPTDIVSPGHIFPIVAKKGGVLHRAGHTEAGCDLARLAGLEPSAVICEIIKEDGEMARRADLEVFAVEHGLKIGTIADLIHYRMTNEQTVELIDSQDFDSEFGQFTLHRFQEYGANEIHLALTKGDPSSGVSTVRVHSLNPLRDLLGASDDTTGKTGWTIREALQEIGNSERGVFVWIDDGSPLNLSDALDKCKVNSSIHQSQEPYRSIGVGAQILKLLGVQDMRLLSSPAKFNVSGFDLNIVESVSAPR, from the coding sequence ATGACTCTAAATACCGCCCAAGAAATCATCGAAGACATCAAAGCAGGCAAAATGGTCATCTTAATGGATGATAAAGACCGTGAAAACGAAGGCGATCTTGTCATCGCATCAAGCCACATCACACCTGAAGCCATCAACTTCATGATCAAGCACGCACGAGGCTTGGTATGCCTAACCATCACCGAAGAGCGAGCCAACCAACTCAATCTTGGGCTGATGAGCGGTAAAAACGGTGCCAAATTTAGCACCAACTTTACTGTATCCATTGAGGCTGCCACAGGGGTTACTACAGGCATTTCAGCAGCCGACCGTGCTTTGACAATCCAAAAAGCCATTGCACCTTATGCCAAGCCAACCGACATCGTCAGTCCGGGACATATTTTCCCTATCGTTGCCAAAAAAGGTGGTGTATTGCACAGAGCAGGACATACCGAAGCAGGTTGCGATTTGGCTCGCCTAGCAGGGCTTGAGCCATCTGCGGTCATCTGCGAAATCATCAAAGAGGACGGTGAGATGGCTCGTCGTGCCGACCTTGAAGTCTTTGCGGTAGAGCATGGATTAAAGATTGGCACGATTGCTGACTTGATTCACTATCGCATGACGAATGAGCAGACAGTTGAGCTTATTGATTCACAGGATTTTGATAGCGAATTTGGACAATTCACCTTGCATCGCTTCCAAGAATATGGTGCTAACGAAATTCACCTTGCTCTCACCAAAGGCGACCCATCAAGCGGTGTTAGTACCGTAAGAGTACACAGTCTAAACCCACTACGAGACCTATTGGGTGCAAGTGATGACACCACAGGTAAGACAGGTTGGACAATCCGTGAAGCCCTACAAGAAATCGGAAACAGCGAGCGAGGCGTGTTTGTATGGATTGACGATGGCAGTCCACTAAACCTAAGTGATGCTTTGGATAAATGCAAAGTCAATAGTAGCATACATCAATCCCAAGAGCCTTACCGCAGTATTGGTGTGGGTGCTCAGATTTTAAAACTCTTGGGTGTTCAAGATATGCGACTGCTATCAAGCCCTGCCAAATTTAATGTCTCAGGCTTTGATTTAAATATTGTTGAGTCGGTCTCTGCCCCTAGATGA
- a CDS encoding GlsB/YeaQ/YmgE family stress response membrane protein encodes MIGSIIAGLVVGLLARAIKPGADSMGWILTIILGIVGAAVGGFIASAFGIQANGGFGGLVLSVIGAIIVLFIYEFFTKRT; translated from the coding sequence ATGATTGGGTCAATTATTGCTGGACTTGTGGTAGGTTTATTAGCTCGTGCAATCAAGCCAGGTGCTGATAGCATGGGTTGGATTTTAACCATTATTTTAGGTATTGTTGGTGCAGCTGTCGGTGGCTTTATTGCCAGTGCATTTGGCATCCAAGCGAACGGTGGATTTGGCGGTTTGGTGCTGTCGGTGATTGGTGCAATCATCGTATTGTTCATTTATGAGTTTTTTACCAAACGCACTTAA